The Gasterosteus aculeatus chromosome 17, fGasAcu3.hap1.1, whole genome shotgun sequence genome includes a window with the following:
- the LOC120834742 gene encoding troponin T, cardiac muscle isoforms isoform X3 encodes MKLSHCLLANCTCLLCTEGEEVVEEEEDEQEEEEGVEADNSEENEAEEAKHRSKPGFVPGLAPLKIPDGEKVDFDDIHRKRMEKDLTELHTLIGAHFEKRKKEEEELIGLTDRIETRRSERAEQMKIRAEREKERQNKLNEERARREEEDAKKKADDDARKKMILSNLSFTGYNTQPGGKKLTEREKKKKILNERRKELDVDHMKEDKLREKAKELWDWLHKLEAEKFELQDKQSKQKYEITVLRNRVSDHQKVPKGSRSKRGLRK; translated from the exons ATGAAACTTTCACATTGTTTGCTTGCTAACTGTACATGCTTGCTTtgcacagagggggaggaggtagtagaggaggaggaggacgagcaggaggaagaggaaggggtaGAAG CAGATAATTCTGAGGAAAATGAAGCAG AAGAGGCAAAGCACAGGTCAAA GCCTGGTTTCGTGCCGGGCTTGGCACCTCTTAAAATCCCAGATGGAGAGAAAGTGGACTTTGAT GACATTCATCGAAAACGTATGGAGAAGGACCTGACCGAGCTCCACACGCTGATCGGCGCTCACTTTGAAAAGcggaagaaagaggaagaagagctgatCGGCCTCACGGATCGCATC GAGACCAGGAGGtcagagagagcagagcagaTGAAGATCCGGgccgagagagaaaaagagcggcaaaacaaattaaat gaagagagagcgagaagagaagaggaagacgcCAAGAAGAAAGCAGACGACGATGCGAGGAAGAAGATGATTCTGTCCAACCTGAGTTTCACTGGATACAAT ACACAGCCCGGCGGGAAAAAACTAACGGAgcgagaaaagaagaagaagattctgAATGAGCGACGCAAAGAGCTAGATGTTGATCACATGAAAGAGGACAAACTCAg GGAAAAAGCAAAGGAACTGTGGGACTGGCTTCACAAGCTGGAGGCCGAGAAATTTGAACTTCAGGATAAGCAGTCTAAGCAAAAGTATGAG ATCACAGTGCTGAGAAACCGGGTCAGTGATCATCAGAAAGT ACCAAAGGGCAGCAGAAGCAAGCGTGGCCTCAGGAAGTAA
- the LOC120834742 gene encoding troponin T, cardiac muscle isoforms isoform X2, which produces MKLSHCLLANCTCLLCTEGEEVVEEEEDEQEEEEGVEDNSEENEAEEAKHRSKPGFVPGLAPLKIPDGEKVDFDDIHRKRMEKDLTELHTLIGAHFEKRKKEEEELIGLTDRIETRRSERAEQMKIRAEREKERQNKLNEERARREEEDAKKKADDDARKKMILSNLSFTGYNQTQPGGKKLTEREKKKKILNERRKELDVDHMKEDKLREKAKELWDWLHKLEAEKFELQDKQSKQKYEITVLRNRVSDHQKVPKGSRSKRGLRK; this is translated from the exons ATGAAACTTTCACATTGTTTGCTTGCTAACTGTACATGCTTGCTTtgcacagagggggaggaggtagtagaggaggaggaggacgagcaggaggaagaggaaggggtaGAAG ATAATTCTGAGGAAAATGAAGCAG AAGAGGCAAAGCACAGGTCAAA GCCTGGTTTCGTGCCGGGCTTGGCACCTCTTAAAATCCCAGATGGAGAGAAAGTGGACTTTGAT GACATTCATCGAAAACGTATGGAGAAGGACCTGACCGAGCTCCACACGCTGATCGGCGCTCACTTTGAAAAGcggaagaaagaggaagaagagctgatCGGCCTCACGGATCGCATC GAGACCAGGAGGtcagagagagcagagcagaTGAAGATCCGGgccgagagagaaaaagagcggcaaaacaaattaaat gaagagagagcgagaagagaagaggaagacgcCAAGAAGAAAGCAGACGACGATGCGAGGAAGAAGATGATTCTGTCCAACCTGAGTTTCACTGGATACAAT CAGACACAGCCCGGCGGGAAAAAACTAACGGAgcgagaaaagaagaagaagattctgAATGAGCGACGCAAAGAGCTAGATGTTGATCACATGAAAGAGGACAAACTCAg GGAAAAAGCAAAGGAACTGTGGGACTGGCTTCACAAGCTGGAGGCCGAGAAATTTGAACTTCAGGATAAGCAGTCTAAGCAAAAGTATGAG ATCACAGTGCTGAGAAACCGGGTCAGTGATCATCAGAAAGT ACCAAAGGGCAGCAGAAGCAAGCGTGGCCTCAGGAAGTAA
- the LOC120834742 gene encoding troponin T, cardiac muscle isoforms isoform X1 encodes MKLSHCLLANCTCLLCTEGEEVVEEEEDEQEEEEGVEADNSEENEAEEAKHRSKPGFVPGLAPLKIPDGEKVDFDDIHRKRMEKDLTELHTLIGAHFEKRKKEEEELIGLTDRIETRRSERAEQMKIRAEREKERQNKLNEERARREEEDAKKKADDDARKKMILSNLSFTGYNQTQPGGKKLTEREKKKKILNERRKELDVDHMKEDKLREKAKELWDWLHKLEAEKFELQDKQSKQKYEITVLRNRVSDHQKVPKGSRSKRGLRK; translated from the exons ATGAAACTTTCACATTGTTTGCTTGCTAACTGTACATGCTTGCTTtgcacagagggggaggaggtagtagaggaggaggaggacgagcaggaggaagaggaaggggtaGAAG CAGATAATTCTGAGGAAAATGAAGCAG AAGAGGCAAAGCACAGGTCAAA GCCTGGTTTCGTGCCGGGCTTGGCACCTCTTAAAATCCCAGATGGAGAGAAAGTGGACTTTGAT GACATTCATCGAAAACGTATGGAGAAGGACCTGACCGAGCTCCACACGCTGATCGGCGCTCACTTTGAAAAGcggaagaaagaggaagaagagctgatCGGCCTCACGGATCGCATC GAGACCAGGAGGtcagagagagcagagcagaTGAAGATCCGGgccgagagagaaaaagagcggcaaaacaaattaaat gaagagagagcgagaagagaagaggaagacgcCAAGAAGAAAGCAGACGACGATGCGAGGAAGAAGATGATTCTGTCCAACCTGAGTTTCACTGGATACAAT CAGACACAGCCCGGCGGGAAAAAACTAACGGAgcgagaaaagaagaagaagattctgAATGAGCGACGCAAAGAGCTAGATGTTGATCACATGAAAGAGGACAAACTCAg GGAAAAAGCAAAGGAACTGTGGGACTGGCTTCACAAGCTGGAGGCCGAGAAATTTGAACTTCAGGATAAGCAGTCTAAGCAAAAGTATGAG ATCACAGTGCTGAGAAACCGGGTCAGTGATCATCAGAAAGT ACCAAAGGGCAGCAGAAGCAAGCGTGGCCTCAGGAAGTAA